The Leishmania mexicana MHOM/GT/2001/U1103 complete genome, chromosome 17 genomic interval TCCTACCacctccccgcccctcttctccccaagaaaagagagagcaagCGGCAGAAGTATGTCGTTTGTGAACCACCTAGGGCGGTCTTCGTTGGCGACACGTTACGTGCCGCACTCTGACTTGACGAAGTCGTACTATGAGCGTCTCCTGCTGGACGTGCGCCGCTACCTCCCACCAGGTGTGGAGGATGACGTGGAGGAGATCGCCGAGCAGGTGCTGAACATTGTGTGCTCGACTGCGTCAGGcgcatcctcctcggcggcgacCCTGAGCGAGCAGCATCAAAGTCTTGAGCGGCTGCTGGACACTCGCCTAAGCCGCGAGGTTCGCGACCACCTCATGCAGTATGGGAAACTGATCACCGACTACGTGGCGAGCGACAAGGCAGCGGAGGCAAACGGTACGTATGGTTTGCCAGCTACATCCTCCGGTGCGCTGGGTGTGCAGGACTTGAACTTCGCGGGCCCCAGTAGCAGCGACAgtgacagcgacgacagcggcgatgccgtgCGTAGCGACGCAGAAGAGCGACGCAATGTCGAGCTGCTGACGGGCGGCGCaccctcctcggcggcggagagAAAAGAGCGGCGCAAGAAGCGCAAGGCACTTATGAAGGCTGATCAGAACCTAATGCAATACGCCTTCGCCGAAGAAGGTGGGATAGCTGACACGGTCGAGGAAGCAGAAGGGTGGCGGGCTTCCGCGCCAGTTGGTGCCGGCGGGGCTGCCGCGGGGGAGCTGAGCGGTGATGAGTatgacgaggatggcgcgctggcgacggGGGCCGCGGACACGCCACGGATCCCATTTGAGGAGGTTGCGTGCAACGCGCAGTTTCTCAAAGACGCTGTGCGACGTCTTTTCCCGGCTCACGACGCTGATACCTGCCACAGCCTAGCACAGCGGGTGCTGAACTTCctgagcgagagggaggaggacgactTCACACTGGAGACGCAGCTCACCACGTGCCTGGGCGGCTATGAGGATGAGGCGGTTATGGACTGGATTGGTGACGTAGTGCAGTCGCGCTGGAGCGTCGTGTACGGCCTGCGCTACGCCCAATGCACGGCACAAAAGGAGCGCCATGCAGTCATGGATGCAATGCAGCGACACGCCCTCGATGACCCGCGGGTCGAGCACCTGTACCAGAGTATCACCGGCAAGGAGGTGGACCCATTGAACACAGAacaactgcagcagcgccgcgagtctgctgccgcgggtgGCAACGATGATGTTGAATCTAAGTTGGCGTCGACAGCACCTCGGCAGCCTCTGCTGCGACGCGTGAACCTTCAGGCCTGCGCCTTTCAGGATGAGCGAGCACCGCacctgcacgtgcgcgccacgGTACCGCAAGGCACGCAGCGGCTGACCTACGAGACTCACGACGAGATCCTCCTTCCGCCGACCTCGTCGTATAACACGTCGAACCCGCTCATTCGAGTTGCCACGTCTTTCCCAGGCTGGGTGGTGCCGGTATTCGCGGGTGTGGAGGAGCTCAACGCTATGCAGTCCAAAGTGTACGACTGCGCCTTCCACTCGGACGAGAACATGCTGGTGAGCGCGCCGACCGGGGCCGGTAAAACGAatgtggcggtgatggcgatgcTGCGCACCATCGCGGCGGCTCGCAACCCCGTGACGGGCGTGATTGATGGCCACAGTCTGAAGATGGTGTACGTTGCGCCCATGAAAGCGCTCgtgcaggaggtggtgcgcacCTTCTCGAAGCGACTGGAGTCGCTTGGCCTCACTGTGGCTGAGCTGTCCGGTGACGCGGCCatgacgcagcagcagatggcCACGACGCAACTGATTGTGACGACGCCGGAGAAGTGGGACATCGTCACGCGAAAGTCCGTTGAGCTCGGagtggcgtcgctgctgaagctgctcaTCATCGATGaggtgcacctcctccacaacgAACGCGGCccggtggtggaggcgatTGTGGCGCGCAcgatgctgcagcagcagcttcgcggTGAGGGCGGTATTCGACTGGTCGGGCTCAGCGCCACCCTTCCGAACCACATGGACGTCGCGGCGTTCCTGCAGGTGAACCGTCAGCGCGGCCTCTTCGTGTTCGACAGCAGCTACCGCCCCATCCCGCTGGAGCAGACCTACTGCGCCATTAGGAAGATGAAGGGTGTGGCGCAAAGTGCCGTCATGAACCTCGTGACTTACGACAAGGTGCTGCAGACGGTGCAGGCCGAGGAGCAGGTAATGATCTTTGTGCACTCGAGGCGGGAGACCGAGCACACGGCGCGCTATCTGCAGAAGCgcgctgccgaggagcgccgcGGGTACTACTTTGTGCGCCCTGACGGCGACAGCCACaaggcgctggtggaggcCAGTAGCGGGGCTGGTGGtgccgtgctgcgccgcagcctgCAGCAGCTTTTGCCGGACGGCTTCGGCATCCACCACGCCGGCCTCAGCCGAGACGAGCGCAAcacggtggagcagctcTTTGCAGACCGCCACATCAAAGTTCTCGTGTGCACGTCGACGCTTGCCTGGGGCGTGAACTTGCCCGCGAACCGCGTTATCATAAAGGGCACTCGCGTCTTCAACGGCTCCAAGGGACAGTCGGAGCTGCTGAGCGCGCTGGACGTGCTGCAGATGTTCGGGCGAGCCGGCCGTGCGGGCTATGGCGCGGCTCTGGGCAGGGCCACCATCATCACTTCCCCGGATGACCTTCATTACTACCTCAGCGTGCTGAACCAGCAACTGCCCATTGAGTCGCAGATGATGCGGCGGGTGGTCGACATGCTCAACGCCGAGATCACCCTGGGCCATGTGGAGACGGTCGAGGAGGGCGTGCAGTGGCTCCAGCGGTCCTACCTGTACGTACGGATGCGGCAGATGCCGGAGGTGTACGGCAtccgcgccagcgccagtgatccgctgctgctgcaccacctcgccAACATCGTTCACACAGCGTGTGAGGAGCTGAAGGAGTCAAAGATGGCGGACTACGACGCCCGCTCCAGGAAGGTGGCCGGCACCGCGTATggccgcatcgcctcctACTGCTACATCACAGTGACATCCATGGCCGCCTACCTGGGACTGATGAGCAACGCCATGCAGGACGTGGAGCTGTTCCGAGTCTTCGCCTCCTCTAGCGAATTCGCGAACATCGGCGTACgggcggaggagcaggcgcagctcaAGGAGCTCCTGGAGAGCGCTccggtggcggtgagggAGTCGCGCTACACGCCGATGGCGAAGATCAACATCCTACTCCAGTGCTACATTAGTCAGAAGGGTCTGGAAGGTTTGCCGTTGATGAGCGAGATGGTGTACGTGAAAGACTCCGCGCAGCGTATTCTGCGAGCGCTGTACGAAATTTGCCTCGTTCGCGAGTACGGTCGCACGGCGCGGCAGTTTCTCGAGCTGTACTTGATGACGGTACACCGACAGTGGGCGGTgcagtcgccgctgcggcaggtgcgCGATTACTTACCGGCAAAGCACTTCGATGCAATCCTGCCGGCGCTGgaacgcgtgcgcgtgccgtgggaggaggtgcggggGTGGAGCGTCGAGGACCTGGCCGAGAAGCTCAGCGACGACCGGCGTGCGCAGTCTGCGTACGAAGCGATCCATGTTGTGCCGCACTacgccgtcgacgccgccgttcGGCCGCTGACGCGCGGGATGCTCTACGTGGACATCGACATCTTGCCGGACTTCGACTACGTCGAGTCCCTGCACGGCTGCTCAGTGTGCGAGGTGCTGCTCATGATCGAGCACACGAAcggccgcctgctgcaccacgaGTCCGTCCTGATCCCCTTGGCAAATGTGCTGGAGAAAGCCGCCTACGCCTGcccgccggtggtggtgccgatGGTGGAGCCGGCGCCGACACACCTGTTTGTGCGCGTGGTCTCCCCGCACTGGCTGGCCGCAACAGCCTTCACCTCAGTGTGCCTGCTGaacacgctgctgccgccagtggcggcgccgctgcgcgaggtagatcagcggccgccgtcgcaggaTGCGAACATCACGTCTGTGGCGGAGCGCCTCGCTCCGTTCCAGCTCCACACCGTCGGCGAGATGCTGTTCCCCTTCCAGGACTTcacggcgctgcagtcgGACCTAATCGACCCCATCTTTCTGGATCACCCACACAACCTCCTCGTCGGTGTTCCGCCGGGTGGTGGCAAGACGGCCATCGCGGAGCTCTTCGTACTGCAGTTTttgctggaggaggcgctgaaggagaaggagcggacagcggagacgcagcagcagcagcagcgggacgAAGAAGAGGGGTCGGCCACACgatcgacgctgctgcttcccGGCAAGCTTCTCTATCTCACCAGCAACCTTGACGtcgtgcaccgccgcgcgctgGACTGGCGCTACAAGTTTGGCGAGGTGTTGAAGCAGCGTGTCGTAGagcttggcggcggcgcgggcgaCGACAcggacgccgacggcgctggGGTGGTGAGCAACGCCGACGAGGTGGCATCGGCCGCCATCGTGCTCGCCACCGGCGAGAACCTTATTCGCCTTGTGCGTCGTGGGGACTCAGCGTTGGCCGGCGTGACGCACATCGTCGTTGACCACCTGCACCTTTTGAGGGCCCCCGAGGGgcaggcgatggaggagTGCATGGCTCGCCTTAACAGTGAGCCGTTCCTTGTGCGGCGCGGTGcagggcgcgcgcgcgtgctggGACTGACATACCCACTGATCAGCACGGCGGAGCTTGGCCGCTGGTTGAAGGTGTCAGTGAGCCACCAGTACAATTACGGCGCCTCCTACCGgcagctgcgtgtgcgcatggtTGGCATGGAGTTGCCTGGCCCCCGAAGCCGCTACGAAAGCGGCGTCATCGCAGCACTGAAGTTGCTGCGCCAGCCCTCGTACGCCGCAGCTCCCACGGTGATCTTCGTTCCAACAGCACGCCAGGCGCgagaggtggcgcagcgcatactgctgcggtgccgcgacAACTACATTCCTGAAACCACCGAGCACGCCACTGACGACGCGCGACTCGCCGTCTTCCTGGCGGCTGGTGTCGCCTACATGCACAAGGGGACAAGCGAACTCGATGCTCTCGCGATACAGGAGCTCGTTGACGCACCCGCCGTCTACCCCACTACGCAGGCGTTATTACCTTTGCGCCTCGTCTGCGCCTTCGACGCGGCCTGGCGATTGCCGGCGGCTCTCTTCACGAACGCCATCGTGTGCTGCGGGGAGCGTCTGACCGCCTTCGAgagcgaggacggcgagcgTGGCATGCGCTATCAGGACTGCAGCGCGGTAGAGCTGATGCAGATGGCGTCACGCGCCATGAACGAGGCGGTGATGTGCACTCGCACGtcgcgggtgtgggtgttgGGTAAGCTGCTCAACGAGCCGCTACCGCTGGAGTCGAGCCTGCGGTACGCGGACGACTTCCGCGACACGGTGAACACGGCAATCGCACAGGGGCGGGCGCACAACCGCGTGGAcgtgctgcgtgtgctgtCCTCGCACTACTTCCTCTACCACGTCAAGGCGAACCTGCACTTCTACGGTGTGCCCACAGTGGGTGATGTGTCTCTCTACGCCTCCAGCTTCGCTTCACACGTGGTGACCtcgctgaaggagctgaggtgcatcgaggagctgcgagtgcggcggcgccacgcggatggcgacggcgatgcggaTGAGGATGGCGGTAACAACAACGTAGAGCTCGGgaaggccgaggaggacgaggaccCGCACGCCCCTTTGCGACCCACGGCGCGCGGCATGGCCCTCGCCCACCACTGCATTGGGGTCAGCACCGCAGAGGACCTCGTCCGTGTCCTGCCGGGCTCCCtcgagggagagaagaaggcCGCCCTCTATGACTGCACGACGTACCTTTGGCAGATCCTGTCACACCACTGCACCGAACTCACGCCGGCgcacctcggcgacgccgcgcgggtgacggaggcggcggtgtaCCGGGCGCTGCACTCCATTGCGCGTGCTTTGCCAGAGTCCATCGGTGTGCGCTATATCGACCTGGACTTCGGCGCCACAGGGACAAAGATCTATGTGCTCGTGCTGGCGTACTGCAGTCGACTCTTCCCTGCCACCCATTTCCACGCTGCCGGCTCCGCTTCGtcgatggaggaggacacggcagcggcggccgccttcgACAAGCACTTTGGCCACAGCCTCTACCATGCCGCCGTTccggccgcggcgcgcgaCGCGCTCTGCAACGCCGTGCCGGACGACATCGCTCAGCGCCTCGTGCAAGACGTGCGCTCCATTCTCCCAACAGTGCACCGCGTCGTAACTGCGGttgtggagctgctggacggcgacACGCAGGCATGGGCGGTTGCTCGCCTGATTCGATTCGTTGCGTGCCTGCAACAGCAGGAGTGGGACAGCgagccgccggtggcgcagctgccctGCTGGCGCGCGTCGAGATGGGCGTCCGTTGATGCCCGACAGGTCATTCAACGCACTtgcacgctgcaggagctgcagacgAACCCGGCGGAGGCTGTGTCAAAGCTGGAGCCCGCTCTGCGAGGTGTCTTGACCACTGATGATGCTGCGGTCGTGGTGCCGCGCGTGCTTGCCTCTGCAGTGCGGGACGCTGCGGGAGTGCCGCAGGTGGTGTCGATCAGTGCCAAGGGGCGCGTTGAGGAGATGAATGGCGTGTTGGTCATGGTAGTAAGTGTcacggcgcagctccactggagcgcgccgacgacgctgaAGTTGCCCAAGGGCAGCGAAGGCGTCGATCGCACATCACAGGCCGACCGCACCGAAGATGCTGCACCGGCGTTGAAGTGGTGGGTGCGGTGCGTCATGTCGCATCGGTCGTCTGCCACTTCACGAGCTGGGGCGTCAGCGGGCACTCGGCAGCTGGCCCTGCGAGTTAGCGTGGCGAAGAGTGTCACGGGCGCAGGGGCGACGCCGCTCTATGAGGTCTCATCCGACGTCTTTTTCTCCTTGGCgcggctggaggcggaggactTGGACGCTGTGGAGATGCGCGCGATCTTGACGAGCATGGCTTACAGCGGCGTTGAGGCCACGGCTGCAGTGCGGTTCGAGgcggacgaggaagaggtcGAGGACGGCGAAGGCATATGACCCGttgagggtggtggtggtggtggtggcagtggtgatGGGCCTGCAGAGAGGCACCTGAAAACTCGTGTGGGTAATATGGGGAAGAGCTCCAGCTGAGTGGAGAGAGATGTGCTTCGTGGTAAGTGGCGGTGGGGAGTTGGTGAGGCCGAGAGTGCGATGGACGATGGCAGTGGTGACTGTGGTATGGACGGCGggtgagggcggcggcggtggcggtagtGGTGGCATCGGCTGGGTGTAGAAGGAGTAGGGGGGATGAGTGGCGGAGTGGGGAGTGCTGCACCCCTCCCTGCTCCCTTGCTCCTGTCGGACACCCTTTGCACCGTCGCTCACGTTTCCCACGCACCACTAccctctttttcgttttgaGCCCCTAACGAAGTGCAGCGAAGAACTGATGAGGCCGACGAACTTCGGCAGTCtttggcagcagcggcaacggcaacacCAACATCCATGAGAGTGCATAGGTTTATGTGCGCAGGCGGACGCACGCCTtgaccccccctccccgtctctctccatgTATGTGTCGAGAGGCACGACGGGGTGGCTGGTGCATCGTTCGCGAGCGCTCAAAGGGACGCACACTTAGGGGCCAAGTGTGTGGTTTATCCTGGTCTTCGGGAcgcccccctcttccctttccgCTTGGCGCTGCGTGAGTGTGCGCGTAGGCGAGGACGTGGCGggcggatgtgtgtgtgtgtgtgtggaggggggggggaggacggAGAGGCCCGCGAATGAAAGCAGCCCACAAAACGGAAAGAGGCGAGGAGAAGCAGGGCacataccccccccccccaccacgcCACTCTCAGCGGCACATCTCATGCTCGTTATGGGTGATATACCGCCAGCCTCAATCTCGAACCCATTCTGCACCTGCCCCTTTGCCTTCATCTCTCCCGCCTTTCCTTCCAACGCTTTCGTCTCGTGCTACCACCAGGTCATTCTTTGCACatacccccaccccctccaccatcTTTCATTTCCTCCCCTCTCAgtggtttgtgtgtgtgtgtgcgcgtgcgtgcgtgcgtgcgtctgaGTGGCATAGCTGTGTGTGAGCGTCTGCGGCAGCCTATCAGCAACAGCacgtcatcgtcgtctctgtctgtctgtcagtgtgtctgtctctcttccccAGCCAAACACACGCTTGGGAATTCCGCCGCTTTACCGCACccgccctcccttcccccaccgCACGCCACCTCCTCATCTCCCCCATATCTCATTCCGACGTGGACGCCGTCACTTGAGAATTTGggcttctcccccctcccctccccatacctcatatatatatatatataacgTATATATCTTTCCCCCATCCCGCTTCCCCCTCTCGTTTGCCGTGTCGTCTCTGAGTGCCTATCGCTGTAGGCCTGTGTTGGTGTGCAGGGCGTGCAACGAcacagccccctcccctcccctctctctgtccgcCTCTGCGGACAGTGGGGTGCGCTGTGGTCGATTCAAGTTCGAAGGAGGCGGTAGGAAGTACACGTAAAAAAaagggtgggaggaggagagcacgcACGTGTCAAACggacgcggcggcaacagTGACAAGCCCAAAACACCGCAGAAGGGGGGAGCGTGCCCGCCCGCGCGAGCGTACGTGAAAAGAGAGGgacggaagaggaagaggaagaggagggaggagtggggagggagggagggggaggggcagaggtCCGCGACGCACCGCACGAGGTCACTAGCGAGATTGCCTCGCTCTTTGCCCTTTCATCTTTTGTGTTGTTTCCTTGGCTGCTGTAGATCTCTGCGTTGTCTTTGTGTacccacctctctctctatctctaCATATCTATCTATTTCGTCgtgtccttctcctccgtctgcgtctctcacacactctctctctcactttGCTGTGCATACATTTTCATCCTCgcccttcctttttttttcctttgtaGGCCTTTGTTCTTTGTCGGCTCTCCACCGTCTCGCCGGTGGCCCTTTTCCGTGGTTTGTGCTGTATCGCACTGTATATAGCTGCGCTTCGCTTGCCTCTGAGTGCCttcgccgccaccccaccccctactccctctcccccatcccatatatatatatatatttcttCTGTCTGCATCTCTcccgtctttctctcttcgtaTAATCTTACGTTCCTGTTATGTGTCGTACGCTGGACAGATTTTTCTGCTCccttttctcccccctcatCATCCCCAGCATTGTATCCTCTCATCTCCTTTATTCTTCTGACCAAACCgccacgtgcgtgtgcgtgactgTCCAAGCAGCTCGGTCACTCTCACAGACAGTCAGGGCCCCAAGTAGCTCACAGCAAGCTGCGACGTGGTGCACACCCCACGGGGCCTGCTGCCGCGACAGAAAGCACGAACAACTCCAAAAGAGAAGCGAATCCCCACGGCGAAACCCCTACGCGGCTGGCAAGGCAGCGCAACTGAAGCACGTGAACGTCGCTTTGGAGTAacgcaggcgcgcacagccATGTCCTTCCGCCGCCCGCCCCCAGTGAGACGATCGTGCACGTCTGTCGAGTTCGCGCAGGCCGGAGAGGATGTTACGCCGGAGCGCAACTTCACCGTTCCTGATGTGATGGATAACGACAGCGTGACCATCGACACTGAGGGGCCCACTGCTTCGCCGAACACCCCCGCTCGCGTGCGCTCGCCGGAGCATCCCCGGCGGCGTAGCACCGTGCGCATTGACGGCGCGACTCTGCCGCAGCCGGgaacctccccctccacctcgttGCAGCAACTTCGCCGCCCCTCCGTGAGTGAgtgtcgccggcgcggctcGCTGTCGGCGAGCGGCACACATGCATCTCTTCGCCGCTTCTCACGGCCAAACACGGTGGAGGTGTCGAAGGACTATCTGCAgtccgtggcggaggcgcacggCGTCACTGTAGAGCACGTGCGCGATGTTATGATCGCCGCTCAGGGCGATACCGACCTCATGCTGGCAATTCTCCAGAGCGAAATGGATGTGCAGCTTGCCTCGCCGGCGAACATCGACGTGCTGCACTTCGGAACGCAAGAGACGGTACGCCGACTACTTCTCTTCCTCGAGCTGCCGCAGGAGTGGGAGGGCGAGGTGGTGCGGACGCTGAACGTGACCAACGGCGACGCGCAGGAGGCAGCCGCCATCCTCGCACAGAAATCTGGCCAGAGGTCCATCTCGCTGCCGAACGATATCACAGCGTCGCGTCAGCAGGTGCTCACAGCCACAGAGGCtgaggagctgccgctgctgctgcagcgtctaGGTCAGAGCCCCAATGGTGAGACGCGCCAGTTGCAGGCCGAGTTCCCGGACCGCACTGTGGACGAGATCCGCACGGCGTTGCAGCTGACAGACGGCAACATGGAGAACGCACGCCTCTTCTTGCGGGAAGATCACACAGCGTCGAAGAACAGCAACAGGGATGCCATAGGTAACATCTTTgctcgcgccgctgcgacacGCGGGTCACGGCCGCGGCCGGACCACCGCAAGGAGATCGAGGCTGTATACCACAAGCTCAACGGCGGTGTCGGCATCAGCAAGAGCACGGTCGAGGTCCTCGACGTCGCCACCCGCGAGGACGTCGTGAAGACGAGTCTGTCGCCGCAGGAGTTTCAGCTCTACCGCAGCAgtgggcgcggcggcggcggtggctgcaccgctgctgaggGCGCCGATAACCCGAGTCGGCAGCAGCCTGTGTCCCAGAGCGGAGATTCGACCCCAGCGGCATCTACCTCGAACGCTTTTGTCTGTACCAAAGCTTCGCCATCGTTGTTGACACCAGACACGGGCGCATCGCGTGGATCGGACAAGGCGCCCGACTCGCGTCGCCCGCACCCACGACCGCTCTCCGCGGCGACGTTCATGACGTCGCCGCCCTTCTCCGACTGCGGCACAAGTGGGGCACGTCATCCATCGAATGCAACTCGCCTGAACGTCATGCCGGCCTCCTCGCACGAGTCACCGTCCGCGGCAGCCGTCACCGACACGATTCAACGCGCAGCACTGCCTGCGCAGCGGTCGCGTCGATCATCCCTCTCACGAGAGGCGAAGAATGTGTCGGCGCGCCTCGCAGGCCGCCTTGAtctgccgtcgctgcatATCGTGCGAaccggcggcgacgctgccgaaACTGGCAGctcggccgccgccctcAACAACTCTaccagcacctccgccgccgaaAGCAGTGTCAGCGGGCACTCCAGTAGACGctcaccaccatcgccgcacTCTGCCAAGGTGATCGCTCCTCGCCGTTCGAGCGTTGCGGCGATGAACCTGAATGACTATCGCGGCtcaggcgccgctgcagaggcggggagggCAGACCACGTGTGGACCAGCGcaggcggcgatgcggcaggCAGTAGCGGCACGTACTTTGCATCCGTAGCGCCTGGATCTGCTCTCAccgcgtcgcagcagctTACTGGCCAGCCGTTGCACTCGCCGCATACGGAGAGCCTGCTTAACACTGTCCTTAGTCAGCTTGGCACGAACACAGAAGGCCATCAGgacaaggagaagcagcggcaacaacgTCAGCTGTCCTCGGAGCTTGTAGACACGACTTCTCTTAGGGCATTTTGGCTGTCCGGTAGCGCTGATAACAACAACACACCCGTGTCCGCCAGCGGCGTCTCGTCGCCAaggccgacggcgccgccaccgccaccaccacccgggagctccgccacggcgccgAGTGCCGCGGggcctgctcctcctcccggcTTTCCTTcacccccgccaccgccagggTACAAGGCATGTGGCCCCGCTAGCtctgctccgctgccgccgccacccccaccacccggcggcagtggcgctcCGAGCCCTCCTGCCGGCttgcctccaccaccgccgcctggcctccctccccctacaGGCGGACCCAAGcaaccaccgccaccgccgccaccgccacggatGGGTAACGGGCCACCGCTACCACCAGGAAAGGGCGcgagcgctgcagcagccccgGTGCCAAACAGCAGCACAACGCGCAACGTGCCGATcaacggcgccgtcggcgactCCGATGACGCCATCTTCAAGTCTGCGCGACCAATCGGGCTGACAGCCGGAGCGCGTGATAAGCTGCTTGCCCTCTTCCCGAAGGCGGCGCCAAAGCacgtgatggaggaggacgaggcgacgtcgcgcgtgcagcgcatTC includes:
- a CDS encoding putative formin — translated: MIAAQGDTDLMLAILQSEMDVQLASPANIDVLHFGTQETVRRLLLFLELPQEWEGEVVRTLNVTNGDAQEAAAILAQKSGQRSISLPNDITASRQQVLTATEAEELPLLLQRLGQSPNGETRQLQAEFPDRTVDEIRTALQLTDGNMENARLFLREDHTASKNSNRDAIGNIFARAAATRGSRPRPDHRKEIEAVYHKLNGGVGISKSTVEVLDVATREDVVKTSLSPQEFQLYRSSGRGGGGGCTAAEGADNPSRQQPVSQSGDSTPAASTSNAFVCTKASPSLLTPDTGASRGSDKAPDSRRPHPRPLSAATFMTSPPFSDCGTSGARHPSNATRLNVMPASSHESPSAAAVTDTIQRAALPAQRSRRSSLSREAKNVSARLAGRLDLPSLHIVRTGGDAAETGSSAAALNNSTSTSAAESSVSGHSSRRSPPSPHSAKVIAPRRSSVAAMNLNDYRGSGAAAEAGRADHVWTSAGGDAAGSSGTYFASVAPGSALTASQQLTGQPLHSPHTESLLNTVLSQLGTNTEGHQDKEKQRQQRQLSSELVDTTSLRAFWLSGSADNNNTPVSASGVSSPRPTAPPPPPPPGSSATAPSAAGPAPPPGFPSPPPPPGYKACGPASSAPLPPPPPPPGGSGAPSPPAGLPPPPPPGLPPPTGGPKQPPPPPPPPRMGNGPPLPPGKGASAAAAPVPNSSTTRNVPINGAVGDSDDAIFKSARPIGLTAGARDKLLALFPKAAPKHVMEEDEATSRVQRILDVNRDRNVGIVLKFIRLPIQQIEASVRTFDTLTLGEERISGLLKIIPTLDDFEAIARAQKVHGGPWKRAEEQQLPQAVRFFLMTQRIDHYAERIHAWSLRYELHGRLEYLEQKLSKADKAIDATFASPSLPDLLYFLLEVSNFLNAGSRFQGAKGFPITQLPQIMDFKTTDGKGTLLQYVVEILDTVNPHLQAISSELMPAVDEGRDIDVASIEQELKKLRGRLQKCKHLIEQLKNDVRWTNVLGKFIYRSLPELERVEKLAESINGKAERLQEFLCEKRETFSLNEALRVLSNFCKRYEQEREKQRLRQERQDRMEDNKQRRQSIASSAVVNHGDLSSQTPTESSSQQRRFSQQQWQQSPQRQSPPLHASSNGADRVRATTDAEFSISRLRGGASLRASGVAPASRSDGSPGTAEQGRSHPPHNNGIGAANGTEDRTSPPVDRTSSGSTPANDSTGGGYRRRLSSGEVKQPGVNTIAVSARGPLPSSSARAGTGKVGGEVLPPVGKAPVVLSARASSSVRTHAESARRDVRQT